The region tttagttatctaaacactcttatattagtttacagagggagtaaatgCCATGACATATTAAAAGCGTCCACTCATTTTTTTTCAACAAGTTCATGAAATATTTCAAAAGGAAACAAAACACGAATATAAAAACGAAAGTAAGAAGCATCATAAAGTAGAAGAAAGACAGAAAAAGCAAAAAGAGCAAATGGGAAAACCAAAAAACTACTGTAGTAGAGAAAATACACCGGTTGCAGCTGCAGAGCACCTGGTCGGGCGGCACGCGAGGGCGGCGGGATCACTGTCTATCGGTACGGCGACGCGGAAGAGCCGAAGCGAGCCCCCGAGCGCATGGCCGCGATGTGCAGGTGCGTAGCACCGGGGCGGCGGGGCCTACGAACGTTCAGGAGCCAAGCAAGCAATGCGCACAAGGCACGGTGGTCGCCCGTCGCGACTCGCGACGCTCCGGCCCGGTTTGGTCGACCCAGCTGTCGCGCGTCTGAATCCTATGCCTTCTCTCGAGGAATCCTATGCCTTCCCCGGTGGCGTGGCTCCCTCCGGCCGCGACAAAGGTAACCAACAGCTCGGCTCGGTGATCCGATGGATCGAGAGCCCTGCTGCCGTAGGCATGGCACAACCAACCACCGCCAGTTTCCGACTCGGTGCTCAAGTACCCGCCGGAACCACGTAACCACCATACTACTTGTACCGGTACCATCAATCATGGACAAGGAAAAGTGGCGCAGGTGCTCGTGTCGTGTGGGTCGGCCGTGGATGATCTCAGAGTTCGAAACGACAGATGCTCACCAACAGGGAAGAAAAGTGCGCAAACTCCCGAACCCGTCGTCCTGTGCCGCCGGTGTAGAAGCACCGGGGAACGTCGCGCCAGTCACCATATCGCAATCGCCTTAAACTGATTGATGATGGCATTACGACGGTGCACTCGTCAAAACGGCACCAGCGCTATCCATCGTCCAATTGTACGTACAAGAAATATGTTCGCACCATGACCATGCATGCCACCACCATATCATATGGCCATGCTGCCATCTTATCGCCAGCTGATAGTAAAGCAGAACGAAAACCGAGCGTTCGCGGTCATCGGTCCTGTCTAATTTGAAGGAACAGAGCTCCCTAGTCCCTAGTTATATGGACGGGATCAGACCAGAGTCAAGGAGGAGGCACCGTCGTCTCTGAGTCGACGTGTGTATAAAATCTCGAGACGGCCTCGCAAACCACGAATCCTCGCGCTCGCATTTATTCTGCGTCCTCGCCATCACCCTTCTCTTCACTCCCAGGACACTGGCCACTCCCCCGGTCACCACAGCCATCGAAACCAGGACAAACACGCGCGCGCGCATGTGCAAGTTCGTCTCGTCATCGTCGGCCATGCACCTTGGCAACCAACTCCGCCGTGGGCGCGCCGCTGAtgctgccgtcgccgtcgccctgctCGTGATCGGCCTCGCCGCCGGGTTCACGGGTGCGGACACCGACACGTTCATCTACGCGGGGTGCTCGCCGTCCAAGTACCAGCCGGGCACCCCCTACGAGGGCAACCTCAAGTCGCTCCTCGCCTCCATCACCAACACGGCGCCCAACGCCGCGTACAGCAGCTTCGCCAACGGCACGGGCGACGGAGGCGCCGCCGCGTACGGGCTCTACCAGTGCCGCGGGGACCTGGGCAACGGCGAGTGCGCGGCGTGCGTGCGGGACGCGCTGGCGCAGCTCGGCCAGGTGTGCCCGGGCGCCTACGCGGCGTCGCTGCAGCTGGAGGGCTGCTACGTGCGCTACGACGGCACCAACTTCGTGGGCCGGCCCGACACGGCCATGGTGTACCGCAAGTGCAGCGCCAGCACCAGCGCCGACGCCGGCTTCCTCCGGGACCGGGACGCCGTGCTGGGCGCGTTGCAGGCCGCGGCCGACGGGTACAGGGTGGGCAGCTCCGGCAGCGTGCAGGGGGTCTCGCAGTGCCTGGGCGACCTGGCCGCCGCCGACTGCACGGCGTGCCTGGCGCAGGCCGTCGGGCAGCTCACGGGCGCCTGCGGCACGGCGCTGGCCGCCGACGTGCACCTGGCGCAGTGCTACGTCCGGTACTGGGCCAGCGGCTACTACTTCCGCCCGTCACAAGGTACGTTACGTTACCATGCACCTCCTCTGTTCGTCTGAACTTTGAACCAACGAATCAAATATAATAATATTGCCAGAATTCGTTCTCTGCAACATTACCTCCTGATGCCGTGGTGTCACCCGGTAGATGGGATCAACTGCCAATTGGCGGAGCAAGTTGCACTGTTGGAATTGATTCCGATGGGCAGTGGGTAAACTTACCAAAGCTGATAAGTGAGATCGGTCGGAATATGTCCTTTGAAAGTAGCCCTTTTCACTTTATCATGGGCTTACACAATGGATGGTCTTACAATCACCGTACCAAGGTGTAAACTAGGAGCACATACAGTACttaactttttttttgcggggacatACAGTACTTAATTAGCTGCTAGTAGATCAAATAGGTCTGTGTGTGTCCCGGTTAGCACCAGAGAAAGGGACATGAGATCAGTCACTCGATTGCAGAGAGCACCAAAGATTGCCATCATCATTTGGAACACCACTTAGTCAGCCATATCAGCCGCTCAGCTCCACGGACACCATTTAGTCGTATCCCTAAGATACGCTAATCATCCCGGCGGCCTTTCAAGGGGACCGCAGCATCATATATCGGACTCAATTAGGCGAGACAAACAGTGTCATTAAGGCGATCTGAACTCTGACGTGACATCAACAAGTCATGATGATATGTTCTCTGGTCTGGTCCAATGAAACACCAAAGGCGACTGCCATCACATTATCATAGATTCGAACTTTACTTGTTGATCTAGTAGAGGTTCAGAGAACTTTCTGATGGCCACCAAACGACACGGGTTTTTCAGCATATCGGGGCCTAGGGCTGCGGGCTGTGGCCGTGCGGCGGCCGCGATAGGCGCGCACATTGTGGGACTGACAATAGACcttgccggcgggcggcggctgACGGCGAGGGCCGGCCAACCACTCCTATTCTGAATATATTCCCGATAAACAAGATGGAAAGAGACCGAGAGTGCGCATCTAGCTAGCTTTGTACCAGTACTACTGTATATGCTTATTCTAATCAGATCGTCTGGTTTTCTTTTGCTGCTAAGAAGATTATTCGCAAGATGACGTGGGGCGGACCCTGGCCATAATCATAGGCATCTTGGCAGGGCTGGCCCTCATCGTGGTCTTCATCTCCTTCCTCAAGAAATCATGTAAGGGCTCCTAAAAAAATTTCTCTTGTTTTCAGTTGGGAGAGCATCTGAATgcccttctactccctccgtcctgaataTAAGTCTTTgttgagatttcactatggaccacatacggatgtatatagatgcattttagagtatatattcattcattttgctccgtatgtggtccatagtaaaatctctccaaagacttatttagaaacggagggagtatattacagTACACTATGAGTCTGAAGAAGCAAGTCACTAACCTGCTGAAAACTGGTGTATCAATGCAGGTTAATTGATTAGTTCAGATTGCCGCCTGGAATAACCTTCAGTTCTCGCATACTGGTATGCGGGCCCGAGACCGAACGACTTGCGAAAGACAAATCCACACTAGCATCAAGGGAGCTTCACAAAGATCTTAATCTCATCTTGTCAGCAATAGCTTATGTAAGTGATCTTGGTAGGGCTGCCTGTAGGAGGATCACTACCCTACTACAATGGGTCATCAGTTTTGGTCCACTAATCATGGCTCACCTATTTATTATTACCATTACCAAATCAGATGGCACTGTCAAGAattcttcaaaaaaaaaaaaagagatgGCACTGTCATGCAAAGACATTCACACACTTTTGCTACATAATAATCATTGCCTTTCAGTTGATTGCAGTCAAATTTGTTTTACAAAGGCACGACCATACGCTACTGATTAACCCAACGCCACAGGGGCGCCGTGTTGGGCGGTTTCTTCTTTCTTGTATACCAATGTATTATGTATTTATGTACACCATATATGAGATCTAGCTAGGAATCTCGCTGGAGCGTTTGCtactgctcccatgtactgtactTCAGTGCAGCGGGTCAGGCGCTGTGCCCTCGAACCAACGGGCTCCACTTCCCCATGTCGTAGCCGTCGCAAGCGCTGATGCTCGCTTCCTTCATCTCGGCCTCGGAGACGCCATTGTTGCACATGTTTGCGAACGCCCTCGTGTGTTTCATGCCGTACTGAGCGAGTGATCCGCACTGGGACTCGAACACTCGCACCTGGCATATGGCATCAGTACATACTACAGAGTAAGTTCAACCGGAAACAGAAAGAGTGCAGGGTGTTGCATAGTACGAAAATGTTACACTCACCATCGTCTTCAGACAATCCCAATCGTCGACCAATGGCTGGCCAGAGCCTCTAACAGCCTCGAGCACCGAAGGCCCCTTGTCGAATCCGAAGACGAGCTTCCCGATGAAATCGATACTGGTGTCCAGATGCTTCCTGTGCAGCACGGTTTCTTTGACCTCCCTGAGAGCCCTCTGCTTCTCTTCTGATCCCCCATTCAACTTCTCATACTGAAAGCGAGAACATACATTAGCAGAAAAAATAGTGAAAACAAAACACATGAAACTTAGTACGTAACAGAGAAGATGAACTAGACAAGATATCGGCATCTACTAAGTGGGATTTTTGTTACCTTCTTCCACATGAAGAGAACATCGGCATCTCTTTGCTTGATTGCACTCTTCAGGCTGGGCATAGGCAGCGGCCTGTTTCTGATGCTTGACTTTGCAGGATCGAAACCTTGGTAGAGAAAAAGCATGTCCTCCTTGAAAGTCTTGTCGCCATACTCCATGACATGAGAACCTCTAATGGACTCATTTCGGGGTGCCGTTCTCGCTTTCACCACCTCGTACTGCTCCTTGATGGTTTCGTTCTTTAGATCGTGAGCTTCACTGCAAATTAATCAGGATCGAATGGTTCAGAATAGCAAGCAAGCGTCATGATTGTGGATAACTGATACAAACTT is a window of Triticum dicoccoides isolate Atlit2015 ecotype Zavitan chromosome 2B, WEW_v2.0, whole genome shotgun sequence DNA encoding:
- the LOC119365037 gene encoding plasmodesmata-located protein 8-like: MCKFVSSSSAMHLGNQLRRGRAADAAVAVALLVIGLAAGFTGADTDTFIYAGCSPSKYQPGTPYEGNLKSLLASITNTAPNAAYSSFANGTGDGGAAAYGLYQCRGDLGNGECAACVRDALAQLGQVCPGAYAASLQLEGCYVRYDGTNFVGRPDTAMVYRKCSASTSADAGFLRDRDAVLGALQAAADGYRVGSSGSVQGVSQCLGDLAAADCTACLAQAVGQLTGACGTALAADVHLAQCYVRYWASGYYFRPSQDYSQDDVGRTLAIIIGILAGLALIVVFISFLKKSC
- the LOC119365038 gene encoding vacuolar-processing enzyme beta-isozyme 1-like, yielding MYDDIANSPDNPRRGVVINHPKGKDVYHGVPKDYTGDQVTAKNFYAVLLGNKTAVTGGSRKVINSKPEDHIFIFYSDHGSPGSLGMPNSPDVYADDFIKVLRQKHASKSYSKMIIYVEACESGSIFEGLMPQDHNIYVTTASNAVESSWAAYCPEDGTPPPPEYFTCLGDLYSVSWMEDSEAHDLKNETIKEQYEVVKARTAPRNESIRGSHVMEYGDKTFKEDMLFLYQGFDPAKSSIRNRPLPMPSLKSAIKQRDADVLFMWKKYEKLNGGSEEKQRALREVKETVLHRKHLDTSIDFIGKLVFGFDKGPSVLEAVRGSGQPLVDDWDCLKTMVRVFESQCGSLAQYGMKHTRAFANMCNNGVSEAEMKEASISACDGYDMGKWSPLVRGHSA